The Meiothermus sp. region ACCTGATTATACTCATCCCCAACCAAACGCTCGTTTGTTAGTTGCGTATGTAGCGGAATTATCGTCTTTTGTTGAAGGCTGTAAGTTAAAGCATGTCGAAGGAGGCCGGGTGCAGCTCAAGGTAGAAAAGGTGACGCTCAGCTTTGGTGGCGTGAAAGCGCTTAGCGAGGTTTCCCTCGAGGTCGCGAAAGGGGAGCTGGTCTCGGTGATCGGCCCCAACGGGGCCGGCAAAACCAGCCTGCTGAACTGCATCTCGGGCTTTTATCACCCTAGCTCGGGCCAGATTACCTTCGAGGGTCACAACCTGACCCATGCCTCGCCCCACCAGGTCACCCAGTACGGCATCGCCCGGGCCTTCCAAAACATCGAGCTTTTCACCGGTATGTCGGTGCTGGAAAACCTCTTGATGGCCCGCCACACCTTTGGCCACTACAACCTGCTGGATAACATCCTGATCTACGGCCGGGCCATGCGGGTGGGAGTAGAGAACCGCCGCTTCTGCGAGGAGATTATCGATTTTATGGAGCTCGAGCCCTACCGCAAAGCCTTGGTCGGCGACCTACCTTACGGGGTACGCAAGCGGGTCGAGGTGGCCCGGGCCCTAGCCCTCTCGCCCAAGCTGCTGCTCCTCGACGAGCCCATGGCCGGCATGACCCTGGAAGAAAAAGAAGACATGGTGCGCTTCATCCTGGACATCCGGGCCGAGCGCGGCACCACCATCATCCTCATCGAGCACGACCTGGGGGTGGTGATGGATATCTCCGACCGAATCTATGTGCTCGATTTCGGCCAGGTGATTGCCTCGGGGCTGCCCGAGGAGGTCAGCCAGAACCCTCGGGTGCAGGAGGCCTATGTGGGGGTGGATCATGCAGCCTAGGCGGTCTTGGGTCGCAGGCCTCAGGCCTCAAATCGCCTCTGGCATTGGGGGGGGTCGCCCATGATGCCCTCCGGCTACGACCTCAAAAAATACACCCTCCCGCAGGTGCTCCAAATGCGGGCTCAGGAAACCCCCCAGTGGGTCGCCCTGCGCGAAAAGGATTTGGGCATCTGGAACGAGGTCACCTATGCTGACTACTACCGTCACGTAACCCGTTTTGCGGCAGGGCTTCTGGCCTTGGGGTTCGAAAAAGGCGAACGTCTGGCCATAATTGCCGACAACATCCCCGAGTGGCTCTATGCCGAACTAGGAGCCCAGGCACTGGGGGGCATCTCGGTGGGGGTCTATCAGTCTTCGTTGCCGCCCGAGATCGCCTACGTGCTCTCGTACACTGGGGCGGCCTTTGTGCTGGCCGAAGATCAGGAACAAGTAGACAAACTGCTGGAGATTCGCGGCGAGATTCCCGGTGTGCGCAAGGTGATCTACGAAGACCCCAAAGGTATGCGGGCCTACCGGGGCGACCCCTGGATTATCGGTTTTGACGAGGTAGAACAACTGGGTGAGGAATACCTCAAACAGCATCCCCGGGCGGTTGAAGAACGCATTGCCCAGGGCCAGCCCGAGGATATCTGTCACCTCTCCCTTACCTCCGGCACCACCGGCAGGCCCAAGGCCGCCATGCTGCGGCACCGCAACCTGCTGCACATGGGGGTGGCCTTGCAGGAAATTGACCCCCTGAAGCCCACCGACGACTATCTTTCCTTTTTGCCCTTGGCCTGGATTGGCGAGCAGATGATGTCGGTGGGAATGGCGCTCTCGGGCGGGTTTGCCGTCAACATGCCCGAGTCGGTAGAAACCGCCATGAGCGACCTCAAGGAAATCGGGCCGCACGTCATGTTTAGCCCGCCTCGAGTCTGGGAAGGTACCCAGAGCCAAATCTGGGTGCGCATCTCCGAAACCTACGCCTTCAACCGCTGGGTCTACAACCAGATGCTCAAGATTGGCTATCGCGCTGCCGACTACCGCATGAGCGGCAAGCCCATGCCCCTGGGCTTGCGACTGGCCTACTGGCTGGCCGATCAGCTTATGTTCAAGCCCCTGCGCGACCAGCTCGGCTTTTTGCGCCTGCGCCGGGCCTACACCGGTGGGGCCGCGTTGGGGCCGGATGTCTTCCGCTTCTATCATGCCATTGGGGTCAATCTAAAGCAGATTTACGGCCAAACCGAGATTATTGGGATTGCCTTTGTGCACCGCGACGGCGACGTGCGGGCCGATACGGTGGGGGTGCCGATTCCCGGCGGCGAGGTCAAGATCAGCGAGCGCGGCGAGATTCTTTGCCGATCGGATGCCGTGGTAGCAGGCTACTGGCAGAACCCCGAGGCCACCGCCGAGACCTTTGCCGATGGCTGGTTGCACACGGGCGATGCCGGCTATCTCACGCCCGATGGGCACCTGGTGGTCATTGACCGGGTCTCAGACGTGATGCACACCAGCACCCAGCAGATGTTCAGCCCGCAGTTCATCGAAAACAAGCTCAAGTTTAGCCCCTACATCAAGGAAGCCGTGGTGTTTGGCGACCAGAAGCCCTATCTGACGGCCTTCATCAATGTTGACCCCCAGACTGTGGGCAAGTGGGCCGAGGATCACCGGATTGCTTATACCACCTACATAGACCTCTCGCAGAAGCCCCAGGTGGCCGACCTGATCCGCAAAGAGGTGCGCTCGGTCAACGAAAGCCTGCCCGAACACCTGCGCATCCGGCGCTTTGTGTTGCTCTACAAACTGCTCGATGCCGACGACGACGAGCTAACCCGTACCGGCAAGGTGCGGCGCAAGTTCATTCTGCAACGCTATCAGCCGATTGTGGATGCGCTGTATGGCAAGGCCGACACGGTGCAGGTAGACACCGAGTTCAAATACCAGGATGGCACGGTGCAAAAGGTCTCGGTCGAGGTGCGGGTACTCGAGGCCCAGGGCCAGCCCGAACTGGTGGGTGTATAGGAGGCGTGGTGATCGATTTTATCCAAAACCTCATCTCCGGCGTGGCCGTGGGCTGCATATACGCCCTGGCGGCGCTGGGGTTTGTGCTCATTTACAAGTCCAGCCGGGTGATCAATTTTGCCAACGGCCAGTTTATCGCTATCGGGGCCTTTATGGCCTATGCCCTGGCGGTATGGGTCAAGCTGCCGGTGCTGCTAGCCGCACTGGTCGCGATGTTGCTCACAGCAGGCTTGGGTTTTCTGGTCGAGCGGGTTTTTTTGCGGCGGATGGTGGGGCAGCCGATCATCTCGGTGATTATGGTGACCATCGGGCTGGCCAGCGTGCTGGACGGTCTGATGTACCTGACCCCCTTTGGCTCGGGCAACTTTACCTTTCCGCAGTTTTTGCCGCAAGGCGGCCTCAACCTGGGGGGCCTTAGCATCTCATATCCCCAGCTCTTGGCGATTGGCTTTACGGCCATCTTCCTCGTGCTGTTTAGCTGGTTCTTCCAACGTTCGGTGCTGGGCATCTCGATGCGGGCCGTGGCCGACGATCAGATGGCCTCCATGAGCCTGGGGGTCTCGGTGCAGCGGGTTTTTGCGCTGGCCTGGGCCGTAGCAGGCCTGACCGCGGCGGCGGCGGGCATCGTGGTGGGGGCAGTCTCGGGTTTGAACCAGGACGGCCTGATTGCCATTGGGCTGGCGGTCTTCCCGGCGGTAATTCTGGGCGGGTTGGACTCGGTGCCGGGGGCGGTGGTGGGGGGTATTATCATCGGCGTCCTGCAATCTTTTTCCACAGCATACCTGGACGGCCTGTTCAGTCAGATTGGGTTGGTGGGCGGCGGCTCGCAGTACGTGATGCCTTTTGTGGTGCTGCTGGTAATGTTGTGGTTCAAGCCCCACGGGCTATTTGGCACCGAGGAGATCGAGCGGGTATGAGACAGCCAAAAGCCAAAAGCCAAAAGCTAAAGGCAACAAACTTTGCGGGCCTGGGGCCCTCAGCCTTCAGCCCTCAACATAAGGGAGGTGCCCATGCGTAACCCCTGGGCCCAGACCGGCAACTACCGCACCTCCTACGTACAAGACACCACCATCTTTGCCAACTACCGCGAGATTGTCTCGGTGGTCTTGCTGCTAGTAGCCCTGTGTATCCTGCCGATGTTTTTAGAGCGCTCACAGGTGTTGGTGCTTAACTTCATTCTGATTTATGCCATTGCGGTCTTGGGGCTCAATATCACCACCGGCTACGCGGGCCTGATTAGCGTAGGCCAGGCGGCTTTTATGGGCGTGGGGGCCTACACCGTAGCCCTGAGTGCGCCCAACCTACCCTTCTGGCTCACCATCCCCCTGGGGGGCCTTACGGCGGCCGTCATTGGATTCGTCGTGGGAATTCCTAGCCTCCGGGTCAAACACCTCTACCTGGCCCTGGCCACGCTGGCCTTCCAGGAGATTTTTGTCTGGGTGGTAGGGCGCAGCCCGGCGTTGGCCCAGGGGGCTGCGATTCCGGTGGAGATGCGCAACTTTTTGGGCCTAGAAATCGGCTTCCGCAACCACAACTTCTTCTGGTACTACGTCATTCTATTCGTGTTGGTGCTAATGGTGATGGCCTGGCGCAACCTGCTACGGGGCAAGTACGGTCGGGCCCTGATTGCAGTGCGCGACAACGACCGTGCCGCCGACGCCATGGGCATGGATCCGGGCCGCACCAAGCTTTTTGCTTTTGCACTGGGGGCTTTCTATGGGGGGATTGCGGGTGGTCTGTTGGCCTACATGCAGCGGGCCGTGGTGGTGGAGGAGTTCACCCTGGGCCGCTCGGTGGCGCTTTTGGCTATGGCCATTGTGGGTGGGCTGGGAACCGTGGTAGGGAGCCTGCTGGGGCCGGCCTTTATCGAGTTTTTGCGGCTCTACATGGAGCGGCTCTCGGAATGGATGAAATCCAACGCCTTCATTCAGAGCATCACCCCGGCGGGCGTGGATGTGGCCTCAGCCTTGCTGCCCCTTTCTTTCGGCCTGGTCATCGTGCTGTTTTTGGTCTTCGAACCGAGGGGGCTCTACAACTGGTGGCGGCTTTTGCGAAGTTATTTCCGAACGTGGCCCTTCAAATATTAATCCTGGTTGGTGGCCCGTCGCACAAAAGGCAACATCGCGTTGAGCGCGTTGCAATCTAAACCAAGCAATCTCAGGAGGAAGCATCATGAAGCGAGCAATGGTTTTAGCGATGGTAGCGGCCCTGGGGCTGGCATTGGCCCAGGGCCGCACGGTTAATCTGCTGTGGTCGGGGGCTATAACCGGGCCCACCTCGGATGTGGGAGGGCCTTATGGGGCCGGCATCGAGGATTACTGCAAATACGCCAACGAGCAGAAGCTGATTCCCAATGTGACCCTCAACTGCACCGTGCGGGACGACCAGTACCAAAACCCCAACACCCAGCGCATCTTTGAAGAGGCGCTGGATCGGGCCAAGCCTGCGATGTACCTGGGCTATTCCACCGGTGCTATGTTGCAGCTCAAGCCGCTCATCAATGAAGTGAAGATGCCGACCCTACCGGCCTCGGCGCATATCGGTCTGATTGATCCGCCCAACAACCAGTACATGTTTTTGCCGGTGAGCAGCTACTCCGAGCAGGTGGTAGCGCTGATGGAATACATCAACCGCACCACCAAAAACGCCAAAATTGCCCTGGTGGTGAACCCCAGCCCCTTCGGGCGGGCGGTGGTGGATCACGCCCGCCGGGCGGCCCAGCGGCTCGGGCAGAGCATTGTGGACGTGCGGGAAGTGGGTGGGGGCAACCTGGACAATACCGCGCTGCTGCGGGCTTTGGACGCTGCTGGTGCGCAGTTCATCATCCATCAGAACGTGGCCGGGCCGGTGGCCAACATCCTGAAGGATGCCAAGCGCCTGGGTCTGGATAAAAAGATTAGGCAGATGGGGGCCGTGTACACCGGTGGCTCCGATCTGATCCGCCTGGCGGGCGATGCCGC contains the following coding sequences:
- a CDS encoding branched-chain amino acid ABC transporter permease, coding for MIDFIQNLISGVAVGCIYALAALGFVLIYKSSRVINFANGQFIAIGAFMAYALAVWVKLPVLLAALVAMLLTAGLGFLVERVFLRRMVGQPIISVIMVTIGLASVLDGLMYLTPFGSGNFTFPQFLPQGGLNLGGLSISYPQLLAIGFTAIFLVLFSWFFQRSVLGISMRAVADDQMASMSLGVSVQRVFALAWAVAGLTAAAAGIVVGAVSGLNQDGLIAIGLAVFPAVILGGLDSVPGAVVGGIIIGVLQSFSTAYLDGLFSQIGLVGGGSQYVMPFVVLLVMLWFKPHGLFGTEEIERV
- a CDS encoding ABC transporter substrate-binding protein, translated to MKRAMVLAMVAALGLALAQGRTVNLLWSGAITGPTSDVGGPYGAGIEDYCKYANEQKLIPNVTLNCTVRDDQYQNPNTQRIFEEALDRAKPAMYLGYSTGAMLQLKPLINEVKMPTLPASAHIGLIDPPNNQYMFLPVSSYSEQVVALMEYINRTTKNAKIALVVNPSPFGRAVVDHARRAAQRLGQSIVDVREVGGGNLDNTALLRALDAAGAQFIIHQNVAGPVANILKDAKRLGLDKKIRQMGAVYTGGSDLIRLAGDAAEGYLWASSYYTLDENTPGIALQKQLAAKYNRSPDILNSTNYTAGMLAAAIAVEAMKRAAQRFNGRIDNETVYQALIGMNGPNAFKPGFAVSTKSGIEIDFTRSEQTGAEGLRVLEAKGGKFVPVTDPFTSALFRQVRNP
- a CDS encoding branched-chain amino acid ABC transporter permease, producing the protein MRNPWAQTGNYRTSYVQDTTIFANYREIVSVVLLLVALCILPMFLERSQVLVLNFILIYAIAVLGLNITTGYAGLISVGQAAFMGVGAYTVALSAPNLPFWLTIPLGGLTAAVIGFVVGIPSLRVKHLYLALATLAFQEIFVWVVGRSPALAQGAAIPVEMRNFLGLEIGFRNHNFFWYYVILFVLVLMVMAWRNLLRGKYGRALIAVRDNDRAADAMGMDPGRTKLFAFALGAFYGGIAGGLLAYMQRAVVVEEFTLGRSVALLAMAIVGGLGTVVGSLLGPAFIEFLRLYMERLSEWMKSNAFIQSITPAGVDVASALLPLSFGLVIVLFLVFEPRGLYNWWRLLRSYFRTWPFKY
- a CDS encoding long-chain fatty acid--CoA ligase, with translation MMPSGYDLKKYTLPQVLQMRAQETPQWVALREKDLGIWNEVTYADYYRHVTRFAAGLLALGFEKGERLAIIADNIPEWLYAELGAQALGGISVGVYQSSLPPEIAYVLSYTGAAFVLAEDQEQVDKLLEIRGEIPGVRKVIYEDPKGMRAYRGDPWIIGFDEVEQLGEEYLKQHPRAVEERIAQGQPEDICHLSLTSGTTGRPKAAMLRHRNLLHMGVALQEIDPLKPTDDYLSFLPLAWIGEQMMSVGMALSGGFAVNMPESVETAMSDLKEIGPHVMFSPPRVWEGTQSQIWVRISETYAFNRWVYNQMLKIGYRAADYRMSGKPMPLGLRLAYWLADQLMFKPLRDQLGFLRLRRAYTGGAALGPDVFRFYHAIGVNLKQIYGQTEIIGIAFVHRDGDVRADTVGVPIPGGEVKISERGEILCRSDAVVAGYWQNPEATAETFADGWLHTGDAGYLTPDGHLVVIDRVSDVMHTSTQQMFSPQFIENKLKFSPYIKEAVVFGDQKPYLTAFINVDPQTVGKWAEDHRIAYTTYIDLSQKPQVADLIRKEVRSVNESLPEHLRIRRFVLLYKLLDADDDELTRTGKVRRKFILQRYQPIVDALYGKADTVQVDTEFKYQDGTVQKVSVEVRVLEAQGQPELVGV
- a CDS encoding ABC transporter ATP-binding protein; translated protein: MQLKVEKVTLSFGGVKALSEVSLEVAKGELVSVIGPNGAGKTSLLNCISGFYHPSSGQITFEGHNLTHASPHQVTQYGIARAFQNIELFTGMSVLENLLMARHTFGHYNLLDNILIYGRAMRVGVENRRFCEEIIDFMELEPYRKALVGDLPYGVRKRVEVARALALSPKLLLLDEPMAGMTLEEKEDMVRFILDIRAERGTTIILIEHDLGVVMDISDRIYVLDFGQVIASGLPEEVSQNPRVQEAYVGVDHAA